In one window of Legionella fallonii LLAP-10 DNA:
- the catA gene encoding type A chloramphenicol O-acetyltransferase, giving the protein MKNDSPLFNVINLDTWPRKPYFDHYSQQVKCTYSLTIHIDIGKLLSLCKKESIKLYPVMIYLITTAINQQEELRIDYSEQGELGIWNFRSPCYTLFHDDDKTFSNLWTPYNKDFSAFYLNYLTDMETYGATKAFTPKEGEPGNTFPISCVPWLDFTAFNLNIYDDARYLAPIITIGKYTQQADKVVLPIAAQLHHAVCDGYHAGMLFELIKKLSSTPEEWINL; this is encoded by the coding sequence ATGAAAAATGATTCTCCTTTATTCAATGTAATTAATTTAGATACATGGCCAAGGAAACCCTATTTTGATCATTATTCTCAACAAGTTAAATGTACTTACAGCCTGACAATCCACATCGATATCGGAAAACTCTTATCTCTATGCAAGAAAGAGTCAATTAAACTATATCCCGTAATGATTTATCTTATTACGACTGCTATTAATCAACAGGAAGAACTACGCATTGATTATAGTGAGCAAGGTGAGCTTGGTATTTGGAATTTTAGGTCTCCTTGCTATACCCTATTTCATGATGATGATAAAACATTTTCTAATCTATGGACGCCTTATAATAAAGATTTTTCAGCTTTTTATCTTAATTATCTTACTGATATGGAAACCTATGGGGCGACAAAGGCTTTTACTCCGAAAGAAGGAGAGCCTGGAAATACATTCCCTATTTCATGTGTCCCTTGGCTTGATTTCACAGCATTTAATTTGAATATTTATGATGATGCTCGTTATTTAGCGCCTATTATCACTATAGGTAAATACACACAACAAGCAGATAAAGTAGTGCTTCCCATAGCAGCACAACTCCATCACGCGGTATGCGATGGATATCATGCTGGGATGCTCTTTGAATTGATAAAAAAATTATCGTCTACACCGGAAGAATGGATTAATCTTTAA
- a CDS encoding short chain dehydrogenase produces MKIIIVGGTGTIGKAVSKELAQRHTIISVGHTRGDFQVDIRDSESIEALYKAVGPFDALVAATGEVHFGSLTEFTEEQYNVGLNSKLMGQIKLVLIGFQYINNGGSFTLTSGILSNDPIRFGSSAAMVNGAIDSFVKSAAIEMPDRLRINAVSPTVLSESMDSYAPYFRGFEPVSASRVALAYSKSVEGAQTGIIYRVE; encoded by the coding sequence ATGAAAATTATTATAGTGGGTGGTACTGGAACGATAGGCAAGGCCGTTTCTAAAGAATTAGCACAACGTCATACAATTATTTCTGTTGGCCATACACGTGGTGATTTTCAAGTTGATATCAGAGACTCTGAATCAATAGAGGCGCTTTATAAGGCCGTGGGCCCTTTTGATGCCTTAGTCGCTGCGACCGGAGAGGTGCACTTTGGTTCTTTAACAGAGTTTACCGAAGAACAATATAATGTTGGTTTGAATAGCAAGTTAATGGGGCAAATTAAATTGGTGCTCATTGGGTTTCAATACATTAACAATGGGGGCTCATTCACGCTGACGAGTGGTATTCTCAGCAATGACCCAATCCGCTTTGGTTCTTCTGCTGCTATGGTTAATGGGGCTATTGATTCTTTTGTAAAAAGCGCGGCTATTGAAATGCCCGATCGTTTGCGTATTAATGCAGTAAGTCCTACAGTGCTCTCAGAATCAATGGATAGTTATGCGCCCTATTTTCGTGGGTTTGAGCCCGTCTCTGCCAGTCGTGTTGCATTAGCGTACAGTAAAAGTGTCGAGGGAGCACAAACAGGTATTATTTATCGCGTTGAATAA
- a CDS encoding ThiF family adenylyltransferase yields MHSLNQEELLRYSRHLPVIGKEGQTKLKNARVLCVGGGGLGCPALQYLAASGIGTLGIMDGDQIELSNLQRQILFTEQDIGRNKALVIGERLRSLNSHVSIEIYQHFLSAANASNIVADYDLVLDASDNYSTRYLLNSVCRSLEKPLISASIYQYEAQLSVFNYNRGPCYQCLYPAPPPANMSPNCSLSGVLGVLPGVAGCLQAMEAIKIILGSEHVLSGTLLSMDLLTMQFKHFDITKHDCTQHPSIEFHEHMNQCQAFLADIPEITASDLAQLLAADSDAIQLLDVREPYERDICHIGGTHMPLSSFSSQLAQRVLLQDKPIVVYCKSGMRSATVCQQLKNAGFQHISNLRGGIISWMETVNHRLTRY; encoded by the coding sequence ATGCACTCATTAAACCAGGAAGAACTGCTCCGTTACAGTCGCCATTTACCGGTTATTGGCAAGGAAGGACAAACAAAACTCAAAAACGCCAGAGTATTGTGTGTAGGTGGCGGAGGATTGGGTTGTCCCGCATTGCAATATTTAGCAGCCAGTGGCATAGGCACTTTAGGGATCATGGATGGAGACCAAATTGAATTAAGTAACCTGCAACGACAAATTTTATTTACTGAACAAGATATTGGTCGTAATAAAGCGTTAGTTATAGGGGAACGCTTGCGTTCGCTTAACTCCCATGTCTCTATAGAAATTTATCAACACTTTTTGTCAGCAGCCAATGCATCGAATATCGTTGCTGATTATGATTTGGTACTCGACGCCAGTGATAATTACTCTACAAGATACCTGTTAAATAGCGTTTGTCGCTCCTTAGAAAAGCCGTTGATTTCCGCAAGTATCTATCAATATGAAGCCCAGTTAAGTGTTTTTAATTATAATCGTGGTCCATGCTATCAGTGCTTATATCCCGCCCCTCCTCCAGCGAATATGTCACCTAATTGTTCTCTATCGGGTGTTTTAGGTGTCTTGCCAGGCGTCGCGGGCTGTTTGCAAGCGATGGAAGCGATTAAAATTATTTTAGGCAGTGAACACGTTTTATCGGGTACCTTATTAAGCATGGACTTATTAACCATGCAATTTAAGCATTTTGATATTACCAAACATGATTGTACTCAACACCCAAGCATTGAATTTCATGAGCATATGAACCAATGCCAAGCCTTTTTAGCTGATATTCCCGAAATAACAGCGAGCGATTTGGCACAGCTGTTAGCCGCGGACTCTGATGCCATACAATTACTCGATGTTCGAGAGCCTTATGAACGGGATATATGCCACATTGGAGGCACACACATGCCCTTATCGTCCTTCTCCAGCCAACTAGCACAACGCGTTTTACTGCAAGATAAACCAATAGTCGTGTATTGCAAATCGGGTATGCGCAGTGCAACAGTGTGTCAGCAGCTAAAAAATGCGGGGTTTCAACACATAAGTAATTTACGTGGAGGGATCATTAGTTGGATGGAAACGGTGAATCACCGCTTAACACGCTATTAA
- a CDS encoding MoaD/ThiS family protein — MAKVNVHSSLVRFTDNQNQLELPIDNTSQLIPLLCQYYEKLRANILDSDGALTPYVNIYVNGKNLNQLQDIPISENDNIDIVTALVGG, encoded by the coding sequence ATGGCTAAAGTCAACGTGCATTCCTCTTTGGTTCGTTTCACCGACAACCAAAATCAACTTGAATTACCTATTGATAATACATCTCAACTCATTCCCTTACTGTGCCAATATTATGAAAAACTTCGGGCTAATATTCTCGACAGCGATGGTGCATTAACCCCTTATGTGAATATTTATGTGAATGGGAAAAATTTAAATCAACTGCAAGATATTCCTATCAGCGAAAACGATAACATCGATATTGTCACCGCTCTTGTGGGAGGGTAA
- a CDS encoding TfuA-like protein, whose amino-acid sequence MHAAHVFLGPSLDIEIAVKLFPNANYHPPVQCGDIIRLLRLDPALIVIIDGLYETTPAVWHKELLLALENGIEVWGAASMGALRAAELHHYGMHGFGEVFVDYKENILTDDDEVAVLHLDNNGQFRALNDAMVNIRATCKKAREENALTQEAQNQLLTYCKAQFYPYRSLTKALQHLSKTDSNQYQDFSQWLKQHGLVDVKKNDAILALQHIHSQYSSMKKKSAPQSKHSVMTCFLRELILFANTTPFKHNADWLPTIEQQIYTLHQQSPLDYMLRAEVVSFLQKLVVFSSEEKDAIDNTALIHYIDENQLYSPEKDFAIYKDHASLSAVYSLICQSICLLHLTDRQLQENLPALAHYYDLPEHITAGAQKVLKVILVLLFAINQQMKQPNLIISKHYLTHHLKQLKIWRHYTQQQFKMWLANIPVSRPLFTSLLHAYLMASSVHALSSVKVEYYQWIYDAQIMFNEHHQ is encoded by the coding sequence ATGCATGCAGCTCATGTATTCTTAGGCCCATCACTGGACATAGAAATCGCAGTTAAATTGTTCCCCAACGCCAATTATCATCCACCTGTTCAATGCGGCGACATCATTAGGCTATTGCGCTTAGATCCGGCACTTATTGTGATCATTGATGGGTTGTATGAAACAACACCTGCCGTTTGGCATAAAGAGCTATTGTTGGCCCTAGAGAACGGCATAGAGGTTTGGGGTGCTGCCAGTATGGGGGCTTTGCGCGCTGCCGAATTACACCATTATGGCATGCATGGTTTTGGCGAAGTATTTGTCGATTACAAAGAAAATATACTGACTGATGATGATGAAGTGGCCGTTTTACATCTTGATAACAATGGACAGTTTCGTGCCCTTAATGATGCCATGGTAAATATCCGAGCAACCTGTAAGAAAGCCAGGGAAGAAAACGCCTTAACTCAGGAAGCTCAAAATCAGTTGCTAACCTACTGTAAAGCCCAGTTTTACCCCTATCGCTCCTTAACTAAAGCACTTCAGCATTTATCTAAAACTGATAGCAATCAATATCAAGATTTCTCACAATGGCTAAAACAGCACGGCCTAGTTGATGTGAAAAAGAATGATGCCATATTGGCTCTGCAACATATTCACTCACAATATTCTTCGATGAAGAAAAAATCAGCGCCGCAAAGCAAGCACAGTGTCATGACCTGTTTCTTAAGAGAGTTGATTTTATTCGCCAATACAACTCCCTTTAAGCATAATGCAGATTGGCTACCAACCATCGAACAGCAGATTTATACTCTGCATCAGCAATCCCCTCTAGATTATATGTTGCGCGCAGAAGTCGTTTCATTCCTGCAAAAATTAGTTGTTTTTTCATCTGAGGAAAAAGACGCTATAGATAACACCGCGCTTATTCATTATATCGATGAAAATCAATTATATTCACCGGAAAAAGATTTCGCTATTTACAAAGACCACGCCTCATTATCTGCGGTTTACTCTTTAATCTGTCAATCGATCTGCCTACTTCATTTGACTGACCGGCAATTGCAGGAAAATCTACCGGCTCTCGCACATTATTATGATCTTCCTGAACACATTACCGCCGGTGCCCAAAAGGTTCTAAAGGTTATCCTGGTATTACTCTTTGCCATTAACCAACAGATGAAACAGCCTAATTTAATTATTTCAAAACATTATTTAACACATCATCTCAAGCAATTAAAAATCTGGCGTCATTATACCCAACAGCAATTTAAGATGTGGCTTGCCAATATCCCTGTTAGCCGCCCCCTGTTTACTTCTCTACTGCATGCCTATTTAATGGCCTCTTCTGTGCACGCGCTAAGTTCTGTGAAAGTTGAATATTATCAATGGATTTATGATGCGCAAATCATGTTTAATGAACACCACCAATAA